The genome window ACCCCGGCGGCTTTTCCGGGCCGACATAATGACGCCAATGGCGGTGAGAATGATAATGGCGAAAGGCCGGGTCTGGCGGGCATATTTTTCGAGCAGGTAGGTCTCGACGCCATCGGCCCCCCGACTTTGCAGGAGTTCAATGTAACTGTTCAGCTCTGGAAATGTAAAGGTTTCGTAGAGGTTGTAATGATTGTCGAAATCCGACGGATACATATTCAGAAGCGTATCCACTTTCGGGCCGCGCGTGATGGTTTCCTGCAAGCCATTGATGGTACGGATCGAATAATCATAAATGGTCCACTTCTTTTTTTGCATGTTCCACTCAATCCGGTCGCTGGAAAGTTTTTGCTGCAACTGGTTGTCTTTGACTTTCTCCAGCGTGAACTTATAGCCCGTATTAACCTGATTGTTGTAGCTTTCCAGATAGGCATAAACGTCCGGAGCCACTTTCAGGTGAACATTGCGGCCAGAATACGTAAACTGATCTTTGATGTATTTCAGCTCGAAAGCGATCCGGGTTTTGTTGGCGCGCGGAATAATCCAGCCCACCAGAAAATACGTAGCTACCCCCAGCATAAGCGCCCCAATAAAATAAGGAACCAGAAAGCGAATAAAGCTAACGCCCGAACTCAGAATAGCGATAACCTCTGATTTGGCCGCCATGCGGGACGTCATGAAAACTGCCGCAATAAAGACCATGAGTGGGCTGATGGTATTGGCCCAATACGGAATAAAGTTGAGGTAATAATCAAACAGAATTTTATCCGTGGGAGCGTTGTGTTTGTAAAAATCATCCACTTTCTCCGTGTAATCGATCATGACAACAACCAGCACGATCATCAAAACCACGAAAAGATACGTCAGGAGAAATTGCTTAAGAATATATTTGTCTAAGAGCTTCATAATTGGCTTGCCAGTGTCAGTTACTGCCTTTCTACTAACGACTGACTAAAAGATTTCGAGCTACTTCGTTACTAACAAATAACAATTTTTCACCATTGATCTGCACGGAGATCGATTTGTCGAACGAATTAGCGTCCTGGACATTAAGCTTACAACCCAAATTCAGGCCAGTTTTGTCCAGATGCTGTAAAAATTCCGTCGAATGCTCCAGTACGCCCATCACCTGCACTTCCTGACCAACCGGAATCTCCGATAATTTACGGTATTCTACTTCCGGCATCTGACCCGCCGGGCTGGGAATTGGGTCGCCGTGGGGATCAAATTGCGGATAATCCAGGTAGGCATCCAGGCGCTCTACCAGTTCCTCCGACCGAATGTGTTCCAAATCTTCGGCCATCTCGTGTACTTCGTCCCAGCCAAAACCCAGCTTTTCGACCAGAAAAACTTCCCACAACCGATGGCGCCGGATTACTTTCAACGCAAGCCGTTTGCCTTCTTCAGTCAGGCGAACACCCTGGTACTTTTTGTAATGAATAAGGCTTTTTTCGGATAATTTACGCAGCATGTCCGACACCGACGCGGCCTTTGTCGATGTCATTTCGGCCAGCGAATTGGTGGTTACCTCGCCCTCTTGCCGGGTAGAAAGGTAATAAATCGTTTTTAAATAATTCTCCTCAGTGAATGAATGCATAAGTCACATTACCAGCTAAGTATTCAGCTAATCGGCAGGTTAACAAATCGGTCTCCCAACAAATTTACATTTTTATTACACAATTATTATTTTTTAGATTAGTCTAAATTTTTATTTAGAAAACATTTTATATATTTGTCTTGTTACACTTAAGCTGTTATATAAGCAAGTCAAAATAGTGAATTGGTAGCCTAAAAAATTGGATAGAGGTCTTCCGCACAAAATATTATGGGGGCATCAGTACTTTCAACCACCGAATCGAATCGCCAGGATAAATCGAAAAATGTAGACAATTCTCTTCCGGAAGTACACGCTAGTGTGCCGGTATTTGAGACTGGGTCTTTTTGGAAGCGTTTGATGGCCTTTATCGGGCCAGGAATGATGGTTGCCGTGGGGTATATGGATCCGGGAAACTGGGCAACCGACATTGCTGGCGGGTCTAGTTTTGGGTATACGTTACTTTCTGTGATCCTGATTTCCAACGTGTTTGCTATCCTGTTGCAACACCTGGCTTTGAAACTGGGCATTGCCACGGACCGCGATTTGGCCCAGGCTTGCCGGGATCATTACAGCCGACCAACGGCCATTGTCTTGTGGGTTTTGAGCGAAGTAGCGATTGCTGCCTGCGATTTGGCCGAAGTCATCGGTTCGGCTATCGCCTTAAATTTACTTTTTCAGATTCCGCTCACCGTTGGGGTATGCATCACGGCAGTAGACGTGCTGCTGTTGCTATATCTGCAAAACAAAGGATTTCGCTGGCTGGAACGACTAGTGGCGGGGCTCATTTTCATTATCTTGGGCTGTTTTGCCTACGAAGTGATCGTGGCTAGTCCCGACTGGAGCGCTGTTGCGGGTGGGTTGATTCCGAAGCGTGAAATCATTACCAATCCGGCAATGTTGTACGTGGCCATTGGAATTTTGGGCGCTACCGTAATGCCACACAACCTGTATTTGCATTCCAGCATTGTACAAACCCGCAACTACACGCGCAGCGAAGAAGGCCGACGAAATGCCATTAAGTTCGCAACCATTGATTCCACAGTATCGCTGTTTCTCGCGTTTTTCATCAACGCTGCCATTCTGGTGTTAGCCGCGGCGGCTTTTCACTTCTCAGGGAATCAGCACGTTGCCGATATTACCGACGCGCATGCCTTGCTCAATCCAGTGTTGGGTGCTACGATGGCCAGTACACTTTTTGCCATCGCTTTACTCGCATCCGGCCAGAACTCAACGCTGACCGGGACCTTGGCGGGGCAAATTGTGATGGAAGGTTTTCTGCACATTCGACTAAAACCCTGGTTACGCCGCTTGATTACGCGCTTGATTGCCATTGTGCCCGCCCTGATTGTAACCATTCTTTACGGCGAAAAAGGAACCGCTGATCTGCTGGTGTTTAGTCAGGTGATTTTGTCTATTCAGCTAAGTTTCGCGGTGGTGCCTTTGGTTCAGTTCACCAGCGACCGTTTGAAAATGGGTCCTTTTGTAAATCCGAAGTGGATAAAGGTAATTAGCTGGGTGGTAGCCGTGCTTATAATCGGTTTGAATGGCGTTCTTCTGGCTCAGATAATCGGTTTCTAAATCAATCAAAACCAGCAGCGCTCGTACGGGCTTAGTCAAGGCGATAATACCGTTTGGTCAGGCTCATTTTTTCCTTGTATCCGAAACGGGAAACGCCCTCGGTTAGTAGGCGCACCTTCGTGACGTAATTATTGGTTCTCCCTTTTTTACTGAAATACTGCGCAAATTCCGCCAGACTGCGGGGGTGCGCTGGAAATAGCAAGCCAGCTTTTAGCAAAGGCAACGCCGTTCTAACCGTATCCCGATTCCCTTCTTTATAGGTAAGCTCTAGTTTCAGGTGTGGCGGTTGCCAAAGCAGACGCGAAGTGTGACCTGCCAGGTTATAGTGACCCTGTAGTTGCCAAAGCTGTAGAGTATTAGCGCTATCCTGAACAGGCAATGTCTGGTTTAGTAAACAGGACTGGGTTTCTGTCTTGACAGGCTCAAGCTTCAAAGGATTTGGGCGCTTCTGGAGAAAGAGCCACCCATTACTGGTATCAGCTACGGCGTAGGTTTGCAAGAGCGCCAGCTTTGTTACTGTCTCATCCGAAAAGGGAGAGCGGTCATCTGTAGAGGACCAATTAATGAGCAGTGCATCAGGTGCCCGTTCAGATAAGAAATGATTGGCGTTCAGCGAGTCCAGATAAGCGTTGGTTACCTGATAGGTTTGAATAACGGGGCGGGGCGCATAAGTAAGCCGATGGGCGTAAATAGCCGCAATGTCATACGGAATGCAATCGACCCGTTTACCCCGCAACTGAGTAAGCCAGCGCTCAGGCCAGTGGCTATGGCTAGGCGTTAGGCTTGGCTTCTGAGGATTAACCACATCCTGAATATAAGCGGACCACTGGGGTACCCAGCGATACCAAAAGTTGCTTTCCCAGTGATAAGGAACAC of Tellurirhabdus bombi contains these proteins:
- a CDS encoding LptF/LptG family permease, whose translation is MKLLDKYILKQFLLTYLFVVLMIVLVVVMIDYTEKVDDFYKHNAPTDKILFDYYLNFIPYWANTISPLMVFIAAVFMTSRMAAKSEVIAILSSGVSFIRFLVPYFIGALMLGVATYFLVGWIIPRANKTRIAFELKYIKDQFTYSGRNVHLKVAPDVYAYLESYNNQVNTGYKFTLEKVKDNQLQQKLSSDRIEWNMQKKKWTIYDYSIRTINGLQETITRGPKVDTLLNMYPSDFDNHYNLYETFTFPELNSYIELLQSRGADGVETYLLEKYARQTRPFAIIILTAIGVIMSARKSRRGVGWQVALGFILAFVYLLFFMMAKGIAESGNMNPLVAVWLPNAIFAAIGLILYHTIPR
- a CDS encoding metal-dependent transcriptional regulator; the protein is MHSFTEENYLKTIYYLSTRQEGEVTTNSLAEMTSTKAASVSDMLRKLSEKSLIHYKKYQGVRLTEEGKRLALKVIRRHRLWEVFLVEKLGFGWDEVHEMAEDLEHIRSEELVERLDAYLDYPQFDPHGDPIPSPAGQMPEVEYRKLSEIPVGQEVQVMGVLEHSTEFLQHLDKTGLNLGCKLNVQDANSFDKSISVQINGEKLLFVSNEVARNLLVSR
- a CDS encoding Nramp family divalent metal transporter; this translates as MGASVLSTTESNRQDKSKNVDNSLPEVHASVPVFETGSFWKRLMAFIGPGMMVAVGYMDPGNWATDIAGGSSFGYTLLSVILISNVFAILLQHLALKLGIATDRDLAQACRDHYSRPTAIVLWVLSEVAIAACDLAEVIGSAIALNLLFQIPLTVGVCITAVDVLLLLYLQNKGFRWLERLVAGLIFIILGCFAYEVIVASPDWSAVAGGLIPKREIITNPAMLYVAIGILGATVMPHNLYLHSSIVQTRNYTRSEEGRRNAIKFATIDSTVSLFLAFFINAAILVLAAAAFHFSGNQHVADITDAHALLNPVLGATMASTLFAIALLASGQNSTLTGTLAGQIVMEGFLHIRLKPWLRRLITRLIAIVPALIVTILYGEKGTADLLVFSQVILSIQLSFAVVPLVQFTSDRLKMGPFVNPKWIKVISWVVAVLIIGLNGVLLAQIIGF